In the genome of Nerophis lumbriciformis linkage group LG32, RoL_Nlum_v2.1, whole genome shotgun sequence, one region contains:
- the LOC140677475 gene encoding uncharacterized protein isoform X1, whose protein sequence is MLHEVGGGVLPPDDIVFVLVETGGDGVARFPNIHDVATLAEDDIYAVLGLPVPSAQRSKDLPAVAIDQPRDLPQGSAAPSRGRISGRADPSPDQQIAQAGIFAVSGDKIMVLEFAALLDKGTKILLHPSGNLYRCRREGSDEGDHVLARGRPFRVQEAPELSPEEGPGIPSLPQGSEQGSRGRHKVLPSGADPVEPQKLGLHQTRIGVSGVEAGFVEEGMGVRLFKEDLDVQMVGGGEVRTLEGGSIKEIH, encoded by the coding sequence ATGTTGCACGAGGTAGGTGGTGGTGTTCTTCCGCCGGACGATATTGTGTTTGTGCTGGTGGAAACGGGTGGCGATGGTGTTGCCCGTTTCCCCAACATACATGATGTGGCAACGCTGGCAgaggatgacatatatgcagtttTGGGTCTGCCCGTCCCCTCTGCACAGCGGTCGAAAGACCTTCCCGCTGTGGCGATTGACCAGCCACGGGATTTGCCGCAAGGGAGCGCTGCTCCGAGCCGGGGGCGGATCTCCGGCAGAGCTGATCCGAGCCCTGACCAGCAGATCGCCCAGGCTGGGATTTTTGCGGTAAGCGGAGACAAGATAATGGTCCTTGAGTTTGCCGCTCTTCTCGATAAAGGTACCAAAATTCTCCTTCACCCTTCTGGTAACCTGTACCGCTGCAGGCGAGAAGGTAGTGATGAGGGGGATCATGTGCTCGCCAGGGGGAGGCCCTTTCGGGTCCAGGAAGCACCTGAACTGTCtcctgaggaaggacctggaatacccTCTCTTCCTCAGGGCAGTGAACAGGGCTCCCGTGGCCGTCACAAAGTCCTCCCGTCTGGTGCAGATCCGGTGGAACCTCAAAAGTTGGGACTTCACCAAACCCGCATAGGTGTGTCGGGGGTGGAAGCTGGTTTTGTGGAGGAGGGCATGGGTGTCCGTCTCTTTAAAGAAGACCTTGATGTCCAAATGGTGGGTGGAGGTGAAGTCCGGACCCTTGAAGGTGGTAGTATCAAGGAAATCCACTGA